The nucleotide window CACGTCGCGCGCCTCCATGAAGGCGAGCAGCTGGTCGCGCCCGGTGTCGAAGAAGATGTGCCGGATCCGGCCGCCCTCCTTGATCTCGAGCACGTCGCAGCGCACCGCCTGAAAGCCCAGCACGTTCTCGTAGAAGTCGCGCGTCCGGTCCAGGTCTCGCGTGGAGAGCCCGATGTGGGAGAAGCCCTTGAGCGTCATGCCGTCCTCCTGGGCGACCCGATCCGGCGGTCGGTCACTGGGCCGGCGGTCACGCGTCAGATACAGTACCGCGATCGCGCCCCCTCCGGTCGGTGTATCGGCGCCGGCGCGTTGACGCAGCCACGGCCCCGGCGCTAACGTTGACGCCATGTCGGTCTCCTCGCCGCGCGCGAAGCACTGGACCCGGGCCGAATACGAGCGGCTGGTCGACCTCGGCGCCTTCCGCCCTGGCGAGCGCCTGGAGCTGGTCGGCGGCGCCCTGCTGGTTCGCGAGCCTCAGGGCGGTCCGCACGCCACCGCGGTTGGGCTCGTCGAGGACGCGCTTCGTGCGGTCTTCGGTGCCGGGTGGACCGTCCGCGGGCAGTTCCCGATCGCCCTCGACGACGACTCGGAACCGGAGCCCGACGTCGCCGTGGTCCCGGGCAGCCGGCGCGACTACGTCAGCGGCCACCCATCGCGACCGGTCCTCATCGTCGAGGTCGCCGACGCGACCCTCCGGTTCGACCGGAGCGCGAAGGCCAGCCTCTATGCGCGCTCGGGCATCGCTGACTACTGGGTTGTCAACCTCGTGGACCGCGTGCTGGAAGTTCGGCGCGAGCCCGTCGCCGCGCCAAAGGCGCGATACGGTCACCGCTACACCACCACCATCATGCTGCGGGGCGGAGAGCACGTGACCCCTCTCGCCGCCCCGCACGCGACCGTGCCGGTGGCTGATCTGCTGCCCTAGAACCACCCCTCACCTTGCCCTCTCCCCTGAGGGGAGAGGGCTCGAGAGAGGCTACTTCTTTTCCTGGGCGACGGCCGCTTCGGCGGCCTGGAAGCCGATCTTGCTGTGCGTCCCGTCACAGAAGGGCTTGGTCACCGACGCCCCGCAGCGGCACAGCGCGATCCGAGGCCCCCTCGCGGTCGTGTCGACCTTGTTGCCGTTGACGTCGACTACCTCGATGTCGCCCTCCACCAGGTACGGGCCGTTGGGCCGGATGGTCACCTTGACGGGCATCGATGCTCCTCCTGTGATAGGTGGCTAGTTGGAACCGAGCGGCCTCACACGAGCTGCCTCACCCGCCGGATACTACCGCGATCACAGCCGCCTTGACAGCCCTTCGCGCGACCCGCACTATCCCGCGCAGGAGGCCACCGTGCGAACGATCCTGACCGCCCTCACCGCGATCCTGCTGCTCTGCCCCGCCCCCGCAACCGCCCAGAGCGTGCTGCGCATCGGGCTCAACGACGACCCGGACGCGCTGGACCCGACGATCAGCCGCGCCTACACCGGCCGCCTGGTCTTCGCGGCGCTCTGCGACAAGCTATTCGACGTCACGCCGGATCTGAAGATCGTGCCCCAGCTCGCCACCGGCTACGAGTGGGCCGCCGACCGCAAGGCCATCACGCTCAAGCTGCACCCGGGCGTGCGCTTCCAGGACGGCGAGCCGTTCAACGCGGAAGCGGTGAAGTTCAACATCGAGCGACACCAGACCACGCCGGGCTCGTTCCGCAAGTCGGAGATCGCCGAGATCCAGAGCGTGGAGGTGGTCAACGACCTCACGGTGCGCTTCCACCTCTCGCAGCCGCTGGTGCCCTTGCTCGCCGCGCTGACCGACCGCGCGGGCATGATGGTCTCGCCCAAGGCGGCCAAGGCCCTCGGCGACAAGCTCGGCACCCAGCCGGTGTGCGCCGGTCCCTACAAGTTCGTGCAGCGCGTGGCCCAGGGCAAGATCGTGGTCGAGAAGGTGGCCGACTACTGGGACAAGGGCGCGTTTTCCATCGACCGCATCGAGTTCGTGCCCATCACCGACTCCAGCTCGCGCCTGGCCAGCCTGCGCTCGGGCGACCTGCAGATGATCGAGCGCGTGTCGCCGACCGACCTCGCGGAAATCCGTGGGGACAGCAAGTTAAAGGTCACCGGCGTGCCCGAGCTGGGCTACCAGATGATCCCGCTGAACGTCGCGAACGGGCCGAAGAGCAAGACGCTCTCCGACGTGCGCGTGCGCCAGGCCCTGGACCTGGCCATCGACCGCGAGACGCTGGTGAAGACCGTGTTCAACAACGAGTACATCGCGGGCAACCAGTTCGTCAGCCCCGCGAGCCCGTACTACGACAAGAAGGTGCCGGTGGCCAAGCGCGACGTCGCCAAAGCGAAGCAGCTGCTGAAGGACGCGGGCCAGCCCAATCTCAACTTCACGCTGGTGGTGCCGCCGGAGCGCGACCGACAGGAGGCCTCGCTGATCTTGCAGGCCATGTGGTCCGAGGCCGGCATCACCGCCAATCTCCAGACGCAGGAGAACGTGACGATGCTGCAGTCGGGCCGCAAGGGCGATTTCGAGGCCTACTTCACGTTCTGGAGCGGCCGGCCCGACCCCGACGGCAACATCTATTCGTTCATGACCTGCAAGGGCGCCCAGAACGACCAGCACTACTGCAACCAGGACGTCGATGCGCTGCTGACCAAGGCCCGCCAGGTCGCCGACCAGGCCGAGCGCAAGAAGCTCTATGATCAAGCCACCGAGCTGATCAAGAAGGACGTGCCGCGCCTCATCCTGTGGCACCGGCGCGTGTTCACCGGCTTCAGCACGCGCGTGCAGGGCTTCACGCCCTACCCGGACGGGATCATCCGCTTCCGAGGCCTCAAGCTCGCCAACTAGGCATGGCGCTCTGGCTCTACGTGGCGCGCCGGCTGGCGGTGCTGGTGCCCACGCTGTTCTTCGTCTCGGTGCTGATCTTCTCGCTCCAGCAGCTGCTGCCCGGCGACGCGGCGGTGGCGCTGGCCGGCGAGGAGAACGACCCGGAGGCGGTCGCGGCCATCCGCGCGCGCTACCACCTGGACCGGCCGGTGGTCGTGCAGTACGGCATCTGGCTCGGCCGCGTGCTGGTGGGCGACTTCGGCGAGTCGCTGCGC belongs to Candidatus Methylomirabilota bacterium and includes:
- a CDS encoding Uma2 family endonuclease; amino-acid sequence: MSVSSPRAKHWTRAEYERLVDLGAFRPGERLELVGGALLVREPQGGPHATAVGLVEDALRAVFGAGWTVRGQFPIALDDDSEPEPDVAVVPGSRRDYVSGHPSRPVLIVEVADATLRFDRSAKASLYARSGIADYWVVNLVDRVLEVRREPVAAPKARYGHRYTTTIMLRGGEHVTPLAAPHATVPVADLLP
- a CDS encoding CDGSH iron-sulfur domain-containing protein; this translates as MPVKVTIRPNGPYLVEGDIEVVDVNGNKVDTTARGPRIALCRCGASVTKPFCDGTHSKIGFQAAEAAVAQEKK
- a CDS encoding ABC transporter substrate-binding protein, with the protein product MRTILTALTAILLLCPAPATAQSVLRIGLNDDPDALDPTISRAYTGRLVFAALCDKLFDVTPDLKIVPQLATGYEWAADRKAITLKLHPGVRFQDGEPFNAEAVKFNIERHQTTPGSFRKSEIAEIQSVEVVNDLTVRFHLSQPLVPLLAALTDRAGMMVSPKAAKALGDKLGTQPVCAGPYKFVQRVAQGKIVVEKVADYWDKGAFSIDRIEFVPITDSSSRLASLRSGDLQMIERVSPTDLAEIRGDSKLKVTGVPELGYQMIPLNVANGPKSKTLSDVRVRQALDLAIDRETLVKTVFNNEYIAGNQFVSPASPYYDKKVPVAKRDVAKAKQLLKDAGQPNLNFTLVVPPERDRQEASLILQAMWSEAGITANLQTQENVTMLQSGRKGDFEAYFTFWSGRPDPDGNIYSFMTCKGAQNDQHYCNQDVDALLTKARQVADQAERKKLYDQATELIKKDVPRLILWHRRVFTGFSTRVQGFTPYPDGIIRFRGLKLAN